CTTCCCGGTTGTGAATATTCGTCAGCACGGTGTGGATAAAGCACACGTATTACATTACGACTTTATCGCCTCGCGCGACTACCAACGCATTGCCGTTACTGGTACGAAGATCGCTAACATCTTAAAAGAAGGCGCATATGTTCAACGTGGTGAGAAAACAAAACCTGTTGATAACTTTGTGGATGCTTTGGAATGGTTGATCGCAGAATCTAAGCGCGGGATCTATATTCAGCGCTATAAAGGATTAGGTGAAATGAACCCTAGCCAACTGTGGGAAACCACAATGGATCCTAGCGCTCGTCGTATGTTACAAGTAACAATTGAAGATGCTGTAGCGGCAGATCAATTGTTTGCAACGTTAATGGGCGATCAAGTTGAGCCTCGTCGAGACTTTATCGAAACGAACGCTCTTCGCGTAGTTAACTTAGACGTGTAAAAAATTATACTTACATCTTAAAAGGAGCCTAAAGGCTCCTTTTTTATTTTAACAACCGCACAAACTGCTTAAAACCTGCGTGTGCACAAGGTATACTGAGGGTAATTTTCACGCTACTTTCAGATAGTAAAAAGCCAAATATGCAAAAATATGACGTTAAAACCTTTCAAGGTTTGATCCTGGCTTTACAGGATTATTGGGCGCAGCAAGGCTGTGTCATTATTCAACCACTTGATATGGAAGTGGGCGCAGGGACATTTCACCCGCAAACATTCTTAAAATCTATTGGCCCAGAGCCAATGTCGAGCGCATACGTACAACCGTGTCGCCGTCCTACCGATGGCCGCTATGGTGAAAACCCAAACCGCTTACAACATTACTACCAATTTCAGGTGGTACTAAAGCCATCACCAGATAACATTCAAGAGCTTTACTTAGGCTCTTTAGAAGCGATGGGCATTGATACCCTAACGCACGAAGTGCGCTTTGTAGAAGATAACTGGGAATCGCCAACATTAGGTGCATGGGGCTTAGGTTGGGAAATTTGGTTAAACGGCATGGAAGTAACGCAGTTTACTTACTTTCAGCAAGTAGGGGGCTTAGAGTGCTCTCCTGTAACCGGTGAAATTACCTACGGCCTAGAACGTTTAGCAATGTACATTCAAGGCGTAGACAGTATTTACGACCTAGTATGGGCAGACGGTCCATTAGGGCGTGTTACATACGGTGATGTATTCCATCAAAATGAAGTAGAGCAATCTACTTACAACTTTGAACACGCAAACGTAGATGACTTATTTGCACAGTTTGATAAGTGTGAAGCTGAGAGCCAAAAGCTAATTGAAGCTAACTTACCACTACCTGCGTACGAGCAAGTAATGAAAGCATCGCATGCATTTAACTTACTCGATGCGCGCCATGCAATTTCGGTTACTGAGCGTCAACGTTATATTTTACGTGTAAGAGCGTTATCAAAAGCATGTGCACAAAGTTATTACGATGCACGTGAAGCGCTTGGTTTCCCGCTGTGTAAGGATAAGTAAGCATGACAGCACAAAATTTATTAGTAGAAATTGGCACCGAAGAGCTGCCACCAAAAGCACTGCGCAAATTAGCAGAGGCCTTTGCCGCTAACTTAACAGCAGAGCTTGAAACACTAGAACTTGGGCATGAAGGCGTAAGCTGGTATGCATCGCCTCGTCGTTTAGGCTTGCAAGTAAAAGCATTAGAAGCAAAGCAGCAAGATAAAGAAGTTGAAAAACGAGGCCCTGCAACAAAAGCAGCATTCGATAGCGAAGGTAACCCAACTAAAGCAGCTATGGGTTGGGCACGTG
The genomic region above belongs to Pseudoalteromonas sp. MM1 and contains:
- the glyQ gene encoding glycine--tRNA ligase subunit alpha, whose amino-acid sequence is MQKYDVKTFQGLILALQDYWAQQGCVIIQPLDMEVGAGTFHPQTFLKSIGPEPMSSAYVQPCRRPTDGRYGENPNRLQHYYQFQVVLKPSPDNIQELYLGSLEAMGIDTLTHEVRFVEDNWESPTLGAWGLGWEIWLNGMEVTQFTYFQQVGGLECSPVTGEITYGLERLAMYIQGVDSIYDLVWADGPLGRVTYGDVFHQNEVEQSTYNFEHANVDDLFAQFDKCEAESQKLIEANLPLPAYEQVMKASHAFNLLDARHAISVTERQRYILRVRALSKACAQSYYDAREALGFPLCKDK